The Pelmatolapia mariae isolate MD_Pm_ZW linkage group LG2, Pm_UMD_F_2, whole genome shotgun sequence sequence GCTCTCTTTAAGAAAACCATCCAGCATCCCTTTGATGGAACTGTTGTTATACAGATATTCATggtttggtaaatggactggttcttatatagcgcttttctaatcttctgagcactcaaagcgctttacacaacttgaaGGCACTTCTAAGTGctttcacacattcatactccgatggagtATGATTGATGCATCAAGAGCAATTTTAGTATTtaggttagtatcttgcccaaggatatttggcatgcagactaggggaagccaggaatcaaaccaccaaccttccgatcagtagatgacctgctctaccgcctgagctacagccaccccctgagctacagccacccctgcGGTTTCGATTGTATTAATCCAGTGACTCATTCTCTGACCTCTACTTCCTATTTACTCCCAGTGTTTTGGTTAGCATGCATTTGCATCACAATGCAAAAGATGCCTTGTAAATGCATGCCTTCTACAGTGCTGGTGGTAAACATCAGCCTATTGGCATGACAATGGAAGCTCCACTTTGCAGCTCTGCAGAGCTGCTACCACAGTCGCAGACTCCTTTTCTATAGTTTGACATGTATAAAATTTACCACTAGCAAAATTTATGATCAGTTTATCTACTAAAGAATGCCAAAACTCTGACACTCTAGGTCAACAAAGCATTTGAGGCCACCGTGAAAACGCTATGGACAAACATCAAATTAActaattctgtttttctcttttttacagAGCACCTTCTCTCCCCACTGTGACCTGTAATCAATGGCAACCTCGGTCCAGACTCTTCCTCTGACCCGTGGCCCCAGCAAAAACTTCCGCGACCCCTGCCCAGCCCCGCCCCTGTCCCCGCGTTGCGGCATGGGAAGTGTAGGCAGTCTGGTGGAGAGGCCGGATGTTTCTCCGACTAAAGGCAACCGAGCAGTGCCCCAGGTGagaccaaaacacagcaacggGCTCTTGAAGAAAGGCTTCACCCAGAGAGAGCTGCTCAACTACCTCAACATCAACAGGTGGGTCCTGATGAGGAAAAAGTTCCCTCGCAGGAATTCGAAACAGCAGGTTTTTGAAGGTGAAAAAGTCTGCAAGGTGTTATAAAAATGATAGAACTTGGCCTAAGCTGGCTTACTTTGCTTCCAAACAGAAAAGAGCCTAAAGCGAACCCGAGCAACGACGGCAAGAAGGACATTATCCCGGGCCTCAGCGCTGTCAGTGCACGGGAGGAAGATAACGTTTATGCTAAGGTTTACCATAAGGATGGCACTGAGGTAGATCTTACAAAAAACTCACTGCCAAGCGCGGGCAAGTACGAAAAGGTGAATATGTTTCTTTAAAGTACTGCGAATAGATCCATTCAGaagttttattatttcttgATGTATCAAAGAAACTCAAAGGAGGATATTCTCATTTTCAGCAAGTTTATTACATGGCTGCAAAATACAACTAAAACTTTAACTGTAAGAGTAAAAATGTTAACTTCATGACCAAGGAGACTCagtaaatataagaaaaaactCAATATTTTGAGTAATTTGAGTAAAACTACCTATAGCATTCTCTACAACGGTCAATATGAGGCGATCTGCACAAATGCAGATGAATGACTTCCCATTGTTTCCTTTTTAGAAATGATTTACAGTCAGTGAAATACTTCCAGGGCTGTGGTAAATTGATCCATATCACATTTATGCATCACTGGCAGCATGCTGAAATACCCCCATGGCGTTGTCACCTAGCTGTAAACATCTTCCATCTCACTGGCACAGATTGACAGCCTGCTCTGAATTTATTGCACCAATCAAATATCACCTTTATTTCCCTGCTTGAATTAATCAACGCTATTGATTTAAAAGAGACATTGTGATTCATGTTTCGTAGCCTTGCCACCTCTCACTACTATCTTGCTTCCTCTCCTTTAGGCACGTTTGAGGTCTTCGGCCTTTAAGCCTGTGACCCCCAAGAATTTTAGCTCAATGCAAAACCTCTACCCGTCTTCCAAATCAGAGGACGTGGATCATGGCCTCTCTAACGGCTTGCACAGAGCGTACGCCCATGTTCCCAAAGCTGTCTCCACctcgtcttcttcttcctcaCCGTCACGTCACGGAGGACCGACGTCAGCCGGCAACAAGGTGAGCTAACGCTACAACCTTCATCCATCCTGTTATTATTATCTCGTTTACCTTTGTTAATCTTGGCGGAAAGCTGCGAGTTGCGAGCCGGGTGAGCGAGATCACAGGTGCACAACAATTAACTATGCACGACTTATTATAAAATTCATTTCCATCCATTATTTATGGctaaaattaaacttttttcaGCTCATTAATGCTACACTGATGAATAGCTGTATAATTATGACTGTGTAGGCCCTCTCCTCGGTGTGTGGGATGGGCCAGGAAGATGACAACTTGTCAGACTCGGGCCATAACTCCATGAGCAGCCTGCCGCCGTACCGACCTCCCTTCCGCCCACACCTGGCTCACATCAGGTCTGCTGCAGTGTTAGTCTTAACTATACTTTGAGCTGAAAAGCAGTGTtgctatatttgattttttatggTTAATGACTGTGTGGGTTGTGATAATAGAAGAGATTTTAATGGCCTTtgtggattctttttttttttttttttttttaaatagtgcaTCTATGGGCCACATCAATACCATCGGCTCCCTGGACCGCACCTCTCTGGGAATGAAGGCTGTGGGGTCAGGGGGCGTGCCTATTGGGGAGATGGCGTGTCGAAGCATGGCTACTCTGAGCCGTATTGCTCCATATAGCGCGGAGGCTCCACCTCCTTATGAATGGACGCTCTCCCTGTCTGTGGAGGAGGTGGTGagtgctgggggggggggggattagtGGTGGGTGTGATTTAAAGATTCCTAAATGCTTCATGCTGTTGTCTTTTCCAGGTGCGGGATCTGGAGGAGCGCCTGGTGGAGAAAGAGCATGAACTCAAGCaaatgaagagaaacctggATGAGAGCGAGGGCGCCATCGCACAGGTGACTCTAATCATCTTCTTCTCCAGCATCAGTCTACGCACCCGTCTTCATCACCCTTTAACATCTGACCTTTTCATCTCCTCCACCGCATTCAGGTGTTTGAAGGGAAGCAGCGTCTGTGGGAGAAGGAGGTGGAGGAGCTGAAGCGCCTGTATGCTGCTAAGCTACGTCAGGTTTCCCAGCATGCCCAGCGTTCCCAGCGCAGCCTGCAGTTGCAGCTGTTTAAGGTCCAGCAGGAGAAGAACCGGCTGCAAGAGGAGCTCGATGGCATGAGAAAGGAAATGTCCCGGGAGGCTGGAGCAGTGCCCAGGCGAACCAGTCCGACTCTGGAGGAGACGCAGTGGGAGGTGAGGCCGTGGAAGGCCAGGGCAGTCACAGTTCATGGCAGGGAGAAGCACATAAAAGTAACTACAGGGAAGAGACAAGATATCTGGATTCCTTGTTTGTCCTTTTTGAATCATGGTGACCCCTAGCCTCCTTCATTTCCCTTttactctctccctctcaggTTTGCCAGAAGTCGGGGGAGATCTCCTTGTTGAAGCAGCAGCTGAGGGACTCCCAGGCAGAGGTAACTCAGAAGCTGAGTGAGATCTTCCAGGTGAAGACAGAGCTCAGGGAGACGCGAACAGAGCTGCGCAACAGGGAACGCCAGATAGATGCTTTAAAGCTTGTCCTGCAGGGGACACAGCGTCACAGACGACCTTCTCAGACCGCACACGAAGACGAAAAAGAAGCTGAAGAGAATCCATCTGCTCGGGCGATAGGTAGAGTTACATCTCTCATGTCTTCATATATTTGGGTTAGTTGCACTTTTGGGCACAGCAACTGTTTCACACCACAGTGTTTGTAGGCCacagatgtgtttttaaaattaaactaaGCGAGCCGTCTCAGATAGATGATTGGCTTATTTTCAGTTCTGACATTTCCATGTCTCAACCCAAAAATCAGGTCGTTTGAGTAACCGGGGCAGGAATTTAAAATCAGCCAGTGTTTTTCATCATAGCgccgcccccccccccgacaGCTCTAGCTGAAGCCATGTGAACCACTTTCTCTGCAGGAGGGTGCGGGGGCCCCACAGAGGAGCGTCTGCGCGCAGAACTGCTGCTGGAGCGACGCCAGAGCGAGGCCCAGGCCATGGCTTTCGAGGAAGAGAGGCACACGTGGCAGACGGAAAAGGACAAGGTCATCCGCTACCAGAAGGAGCTGCAGGCCAGCTACTTAGACATGTACCACCGCAACGAAGCGCTCGAGAGGGAAGTGCAACAGCTGAGGGCGAGCAGAGAGCAACAAGGTGGACGAGCAGGCGGAGGAAGCAGAGATGGCACTTTGGAAAAAGAAGCGCCAGAGCTgaggaaagagagagcagatgacAAACAAGAGGACACACCTTCCCCTGGTCTGCCGTGGATAGAACGGATCGAATCGTCGGAAATTTGACTGTGACCTACTTGTTTGCAATGCAAAGTGTGTCTATGGAAGACCATATCTGCCAGtacaagggaaaaaaatcaaatgaattgaTGTTGCTGTAATAGAATTGTGAGATAACAAGCAAATACTtactgatgataataataataataataataatcataataataaaaactaaaagactTGTGCCAAAATAAaggataaataattaaaaattttgATTTAACAAgtcaaaactgtaaaattattAGTAAGATTTTCTACTTGGTGTGTAATCCAATTCTTGACTTGAACCGTAAGTCCAAAAACATGTGATACCAAACATTCAGTACAAAAAGAAGCATCATACGCTACTCCAAGTGATGAccataaaaaagacaaaaataggTCAAAATTTAAAgtgctacatttttttaattatcacaTCAAAATTTATATCTATTATCCCAAATTAAGTAAGTCAACCTGGACTTACTgatgagtatttatttttagcataattagcttttctttgattttttcttcttttcatggTACAGAAGGACTTCCACAGACTGCTCACCCTTCATCCATCTCTTCCACTCCACCCTTGTTTAATTAAAACCCTTTTCCTGCTAAAGCTGGACCCCCAACCTCACACAGAGCCAAGTGATACTGAGGTTCCTCTATCCTTGTTGTGTTaacgctgtaaaaagaaaaactacagcCAACTTAAGACTTTTTATTGATAAACCTGTAAATGAGAAAATTGACATGATGATTGTGATTGCTTTGTGTTGATTTGGTTTGAGCCTGACCGATTATACAGTAGTTAACATCTCACAGCCTCTTCAGTGTTTGCAGACTATCTATAAATTCAGGGTTCACCTGGACCTTTGGTGCAAACAGCTTCTTTGGGTTAATTATGAAGAATGGTGCCAAGGCAGAGAAAACTGTGCATAGTAAACTGGAAATACTCACCTTACTTCCTTCAGTTTCCAGACAGGTGaggtttatatataaatatgtattttgtacataactgtaatttttatttGCTATGGTACTTCAAGAGCACTGTCGTCTTAAATATGCATACTTTGACAAAATCAATCGGTAGATGCATTTATGATTGCCCTGCTTATTTGGTGCGATTTGTTGCACAAACCCAGCACATAACATCAAATGCATGCCTGTAGTGAAAATATGTCCTCTGGCATTGTTATTATTGATATTATAAACATTCAAAAACCAGCTCTCATTTGACCTTTCCGCATACTGTGACTCACGTCTATTTACTGGAATTAAAACTGTACAGTATAaagatttgttttctgtttgtgaatTATTCCTGAAGAAGAGCAAAAATCAGTTCAGAACCCTTTTTGTAAATCTGGGCTGCAAAAAAGTGTTACAGTAACCCTTTTCTATACAGCGTAGCCCAAACTGAACGGCTAGAAATCACTTGAGAAAACGTTAGAAGGGTGACTGATGGTATTTGCTCAAGGACTCGACCTGCCTGCTTTGAAGGGGCTTAAAATCCACAGAGAACATACCAATAAAGCCCGCTGATAGGAGCTTTATGACAGAGTTGTGCAGGCTTTTGGGACTAATATGGCTTTTAGGGGTTTATCCTTGGATCCTTATCTCACCCTCTCCCTGAGGCCCTCCCTGTTCTACCTCAGCCAGCCCTCACATACCATCGCCTGCAGTACAGACAGGAAAGAGGTGGAAGGTCAGCTCAGATGGAAACATAGGAGGATCCCTGATTGGTTGGGGGGTGAAGGGGGGTTCCTCTGAAGAAACCATCAAATGCACAAGCCTGAACTGAATGCCAAGAAAATGTTGGCAGGGATGAAGGTTTAACACCTGACTTTTCTCAGGTAAAAAATGTGCCATGGAAACACAAAAGTGAGAAAGAGACAAAGCACATGCAAGTCCATAATGCAGGGTGATAATCTGAATAGATACGAGCTGCAGCTGACTCACAGGCCCTTACCTTGGCATTTAAAACATTATATAAACTAGGGCTTAATATAACCGTGCAGCTCCAGAGAGGCTGAGTGATTTACTGAAGTGGGATGAGGAAAGATTCTTACCTCTCACATGCTGTCAGTCTGTGGGAGTACTGCAGCGCTGCAAGGCAGCACCACGGTTTATCTAATAAATTAATGTGCTGGTTAAATATTAGTGAATTATTTCAGAAGATAACATTTCTAGCTGTGAAACTGGAATACAAATCTGTTTTCTCAAACACATCAACGCTATTTAGGTTGACACTAGTGCCACCAAGTGGTAGCTACACAAATGCCTCCCCGTGTGGTAGGAGCAGTCCATCACCAAGTCCCAGTACAAGCCTCCATAAACCAACTGGAgtataaatttttattttaatttcagatGCAAGTATATGAAACATGTTAGAGGATAAATATTTACAATAAAAGTCGCATAACACAAAAGCAGGAAACGCacacatccagctaaaaaaaattaaaaaaaaaaaaaagttaatacaTGTAGTACGAAGCGCTAGCAGTCTATCTGCAGGGACAGTCAAAGAAGCAGAGAATGATTGTCAACCAAAGAGGAGGAAAGCGGAGAGGAAACTCCACACAAAGCCGAACTGATTCAAAATCAAACCCTAAAGCTGAGTGTAATGCTGGTGCAGTGCTTgctgagagaagaaaaaaaaaaaaccctcactaATGTGCGAGGTGACATCACTAGGAACTTGCACTATTAACATCTAAACATGGTAAACACTGCCTTGGATGTTGTGAGACTGCAGAAATTGACTgtatatccacacacacacacacacacacacacacacacacacacacacacacacacacaggttccACAACCTTCAAAGCAATCGGCATCTAAAGATGTATAATCTTTGTTCAAGACTCCTTTTATAAATGTACAACTTTAATACTAAATGCAAAGTGTGGTATGAACTGTTACAATGAGCCCTGAGGAAATGTAggggtttttaaatgtcacttATTCCGACTCCATCTCAAATAAAAGCCAACCCTACGCAGCAGAGGCGTTTTCTACATATTAAACAACAGCCACGGTGACCAGAGGGCTTCTGTATCCACAAAAAGTAAAGCTTAACCACAAGCCTACAGTCACTGCAAGCCAGACCATGCGGCTACCATCACACCAATTTACATCTCCAAATCACATGGCGTGCAAGCTCAGGACACACAACAAGGGGGCACAGTAAAGCGATGGTGCAGCCGTGATGTGAACTGTGGAGTCGTCGGCTCTCAAAGTTACGCAGTAGTAGTGTTGAATGTGCCTGTTGCTCTTCTGTTTACTATTTTACACAAGCCACTGCAGTgattgtgattaaaaaaacaaaacaaaagaaaacaggaacaaaacacatttcacagtagtatatatagatatatatatatatttttgtttgctttttccgTATTTGTTAAATACATACATAGAACAAGACAAATGGCTTCTATAATGAGGAAAGTTTTGCTGGTGTGGTCATACACAAAAGAAAAGCTGTTCCCACCGTCGATAGATAATCTGATCTGAACAGATGCGTCAGCTGACAGTGAGTTTTAAGCTACGTGAGGACTTTATTACACTATGGAGGACTAATGAGTCACAATCAGAGTTCGGCTCGAGAGAGACCTTCAGTTTCCCCTCACCAGCAAATAATACACCTTCAATAGTTTGTAACTCAGCGTGTTGCTTTCATGTATAACGGAagtttattaccaacctgaaaTCAGAAACTGCTTATCTACACCATGTACCCACACTCTACACCCATTCATTATCATTCTGCTTCtgtccaaaaaaaataaaaggaaaagaaacaaaagaaaaaaaaagaagcagtcaTCAAACTCAAATTAAGTTGATAAAGCCAAGAAAGCAAACACTAGCAAGTATTACATACTTGAAAAAGATAAGCGTATAACTCTGCAGGCATTTGCAAATGACTTCCAATAGATGATCCTTTCTCATAGGTGCTGCTTCGTGAGGATGTTCCCATTACCGACTGACTCCTCACTCTACTACAGGTTTGTCAATGGACCATCCCTTTCTGGACTCCTTATATTATGCAAAGTTAGAGGGTCCGAGGTGGGTGACGGGATGCCCAAGGCAGTCCAGAGGAgcactggggaaaaaaaccttAATGCTTACCATAACAGGCCAGAAGGCCAGGGACAGAGGAAAAGGGTCAGAGCAAAAGGTCCTGGAGACGCAAACAGCTCCAAGCAACTTCATCCTTGATGAGGAGAGAGTAGCGTATCAAAAGTAGATCTGCTTGGCATGTGACGGATTCTGCTCCATGGGGCAGTACGGGCATTTCAACCTGAGGAGGACGAGAGTCAGCATCTTTGAATTCTTTTATCCTACATTTGTACCTTTCAGTGAATCACTTGCATTTCATTTTCTAACTGCAATTATAATTTTGTTCAGGAATAAAACTTTTGGGAAAGCCGTGACTGAAATTACAGTTTATAATCCCCTCAATATCAGACTCAGCATGTAACTTATAAGTCTTAATTTCTTTGCATCTGGGTGACTAGTAAAACTGAACGTTTTGATCCTGGAAAATAGTGAAAGTGCTTTTAACCAACACTGActtccaaaataaataaattccttTTTTGCTGACTTACTTCCCAGCATTGGTTAGTTTGTTGAGAGCATCTCTGGAGATGACGTGTCCACAGATGAGCTTCATGGGAGGATTGCTCTCTGACGTTTGCTGTCGAAGAATTGGGCAGGCGAACACAGAGTGGTACCAGCACTTCTTCCCGAGGTCAATTTCAATCTGTCAGGTACAGACAGGACACGAGTGAGCTAACGGCTCAGGAATTATTCTGAGGAGGgataactgcattttaaaaactcTAAAAGGACTTACAGGCAGCTCGTCTTTGTGTGTCCACACTCCACTGCACTGTCTCTGCTCTATCACCTGTTTGATGTTCATCAGCACAGGCAAGGCCATGCATCCTGATGCAAAACTGCAGAGAAACAGATATGGCATTGTTGATAAGACAGCATAAAGATGGCACATGTCTAATAATtactaaaataataacaaagcaGCTAAAAACTGTTCCACTTCCGGTGTTAAACTTGATGACAGGTGATCTAGTTCACTGTTCATATTTTTCCTAACCTAACACTTAGTGGCGATTCTACAGAGAGGCCCAGCAAAGCGCAGGCATCCCGGGTGAAGATGTTGCAGATCTCAGCCCACTGATTTGTCTCCAGCAAGCTGCGGTACGGTGAGTTTTCAATGCCATGACGCAGGTACACCAAGCTGCCCATCAGAATCTGGATGTCtgcaaaaaaatgaataaataaaagtggtggaaaatacacacacacacacaaaaaaaataaaaagaaaatatctaaaTTCTTGTTACATGGAGATACTATAATGCTTACCTCTCTGGTGCTGTGAAGCAAAGGGCTGGAAGTGCCTGGCATACTGCAAGGCCTCCATTTGGTTGCTGATTCCTCCACTGAGCAAGCTGATGAAGTACAAGCGGTGCAACTTGAACTCTAAACTGCTGTTCAGGTCCAGAAGACGCTGCCGATTCGTCACAGCCCACCTACAGAGACACGGAAGAAACACTCAGCTACTGAACGTAAACACTCCTCAACTAAAGATTTATCAGTTGTGTTAGAAGGAAGCAGATGATTAAAACAATAGATACAGAAAGACCACATACTCTAGTGCTGGCCTGAGGTCCTGCATCCTCAGAGCTTCAAGGATCCTGTTTAGCTCCAGGAAAGGCTGCTTCATGCTCATGTCTATAACTACACCAGACTCCTAGAAAATAAAACTACTTTTAAGAATTTCTAAGACTTATCTTCACAAAAACAGCATTACACAACATTTCAGCCAAAACTATTTCTTCACTCATCAGCATTTCATAAAGAATCACATCAAAGCTATTCAGGCAAATATTTcgcactaaataaataaaaaataaaggttgGAGGTTTCAGCTCTTTACCTGACAAAGGTCTTCTGCTACACTGAGCATCCCTTGTCTGTACAGGTGTTCCACAATGGATTCACTCAGGTATTTCTGTCTCTCCGGGGTGTCCCACACGGTCTCTGCCACAACAGCACTGATCTCTGCATCGAAATTCTACAGAAAAGCATGCCAGAGGTGACGGACATGttctaaaacattttcaagGAAAGTTGAAGAGAAACCTGTAGCCGTTCCTCACCCTGTCGATGGCTTTGCCAACTTTAGACACGCTGCCGTGGATGTCCTTGTGTCGAGAGGCTAGCATCTGCACTGTTTCTTTGATATTTTTACAACACTGCGCCATAGTCTGTGATAGGACCGATAAATCTGCATCTTGTACTCCTGTTGGAGAAAAAAGGTAAAGGTTTAATGTGCCAAACCAGAGAAGATGGAGCACAGAGACCACGAACCTTCCATACAATTTCAATCATTGACACATATTAAACTAACAGTGTTCAGTCTTACCAAAAGCAACTAGCTGTCCTCGTATCTCACAGACGCTGCGCAGGAGTTCATCTAGCCTCTCCTCAGACTGGTGGCCGTACATTACAAAGCGATGGAGCACCTTCTCCAGCTCCCGctccacacatgcacactgttCCATGGTTCAGGCTGGAACCCGCAcacacaataacaataacactaACAcctagaaaaacagaaatatgttaTTAACTAAGTGTTTTgatatttatttgaaagactTTTGAAACTGTAGTGATGATACAGTAGCATGCAGTATTGAGCCTCCAatcatttgtttacattttacacaaaatATTTGGTATGCCTACTTATaataacacagcctgaactctcttaagcAGCTTTCTCGTAATTTCTTCTGTGTGGTCTcaaggaatagttctccaggcttcttgaaggaatatttaaagttcttctttggatgttggtgTTCTCTATctaggtatgcttttactgtactggcagtgtgtttgttaTCATTGTCATGGTGAAAAATTAGGTTCTTCCAATCACATGTTATTTCATGGTGGTTCAAATTCCAGCAATTTTGGCatgatctccaacaccactgggtGAAATGCAAACCCAGacagcctccaccatgttttacagacaGTTGACATTCTCGCCCTACCTCCTCTGTAAATACCAAccatgatttgaaccaaaaaaaaaaaatctaacttgGATTCAACAACTTGTGTGTTTCTGCAACAGGCTCCTACTAACAAAGTGCTTAAAGATGCAATCCtaaattggttctttgccaaATTTTCACTCATGTGTAGATACAACACTGGAAAAACCTTGTTGATACTGATTCTGTTGGTGCCTTTTTACACTCGAGTCATTCGTAGGTCACTCATAGctaacaaccaaaaaaaaaaaaaaaaaaaaaagtaaaaatgagtGTAAAAGATGCCCTTtagaaaacctggagaactagactacttgaaaaaaaaattacatgattATAATGGAATGAGGAGTAGCTCTTGCACAGCACTGCATATCATCTGGAAGTTGCATTTTCAAtgagagaaatgttttgtcactcatccacgTGTCTTCTTCAGTCTCTTAAGACTGACTACAGGGTTCCCCAGCCTTATAACAAAGCATTTGCATTCTTACAAAACTGGCACAATTGCCTGAGGTCAGTTTCATGTTCTTTAATGTGCAATTTGCCATGACCATCGATCAATAGCACCATTTACAGAAAATTGGAGAATAGCTGCATACTGGGAATCA is a genomic window containing:
- the n4bp3 gene encoding NEDD4-binding protein 3-A → MATSVQTLPLTRGPSKNFRDPCPAPPLSPRCGMGSVGSLVERPDVSPTKGNRAVPQVRPKHSNGLLKKGFTQRELLNYLNINRKEPKANPSNDGKKDIIPGLSAVSAREEDNVYAKVYHKDGTEVDLTKNSLPSAGKYEKARLRSSAFKPVTPKNFSSMQNLYPSSKSEDVDHGLSNGLHRAYAHVPKAVSTSSSSSSPSRHGGPTSAGNKALSSVCGMGQEDDNLSDSGHNSMSSLPPYRPPFRPHLAHISASMGHINTIGSLDRTSLGMKAVGSGGVPIGEMACRSMATLSRIAPYSAEAPPPYEWTLSLSVEEVVRDLEERLVEKEHELKQMKRNLDESEGAIAQVFEGKQRLWEKEVEELKRLYAAKLRQVSQHAQRSQRSLQLQLFKVQQEKNRLQEELDGMRKEMSREAGAVPRRTSPTLEETQWEVCQKSGEISLLKQQLRDSQAEVTQKLSEIFQVKTELRETRTELRNRERQIDALKLVLQGTQRHRRPSQTAHEDEKEAEENPSARAIGGCGGPTEERLRAELLLERRQSEAQAMAFEEERHTWQTEKDKVIRYQKELQASYLDMYHRNEALEREVQQLRASREQQGGRAGGGSRDGTLEKEAPELRKERADDKQEDTPSPGLPWIERIESSEI
- the rmnd5b gene encoding E3 ubiquitin-protein transferase RMND5B, coding for MEQCACVERELEKVLHRFVMYGHQSEERLDELLRSVCEIRGQLVAFGVQDADLSVLSQTMAQCCKNIKETVQMLASRHKDIHGSVSKVGKAIDRNFDAEISAVVAETVWDTPERQKYLSESIVEHLYRQGMLSVAEDLCQESGVVIDMSMKQPFLELNRILEALRMQDLRPALEWAVTNRQRLLDLNSSLEFKLHRLYFISLLSGGISNQMEALQYARHFQPFASQHQRDIQILMGSLVYLRHGIENSPYRSLLETNQWAEICNIFTRDACALLGLSVESPLSVSFASGCMALPVLMNIKQVIEQRQCSGVWTHKDELPIEIDLGKKCWYHSVFACPILRQQTSESNPPMKLICGHVISRDALNKLTNAGKLKCPYCPMEQNPSHAKQIYF